The sequence below is a genomic window from Oreochromis niloticus isolate F11D_XX linkage group LG3, O_niloticus_UMD_NMBU, whole genome shotgun sequence.
GGTCATCTTTCCTGTTTCGGAAAAACACCCACTATTAACAGcagaagattaaaaaacaatttatcAAAAGGTATCAAGAGATTCACACTGCGTCACAGTCAATGCACACTCTTATCAGCTTTGTGCTGAGAAATGTCGTCAGTGTCAGCGTCAGTTCAGCGGAAATTGGTGGAGGAAGGAGTTGCTGTGGTTTTACAGACACAACAtgctgataggtttgtagcttgaacctattcgctggaacgttgaaggcaatgtaatcacacagcaagcaagacacgaagtaggcaaagttctttatgtttcacgtgcacgggagagaactggacaggcgccgttccttcgcttgatcccagttgctctcgtccactctcccgtaacactgctcttttattgtggtttcatgaatatgcataggttcattaacatacgacatcttatataggtatgcatgtgaacaaagaataccctgagtgtgtgtgtgtgtgtatatggggtcaagatgtaaccccaggaagactccccaaagctggtgccaggagtctagcggtacatctgaacaaaaggctcttagactcaaacagatatacgtatgtttgctataccatatatcagcaagagaagatacgacctctcctaggaggtgtatgatctatgccagaacactctgaagaggagtgaacgcactcccctcttcatgctacacagagttgttacagacctcctaggatgagacattctttcaatctacaaatgattatatacttctaagcatatatgagtaaatatttctaagcataaatggcaataaacaatacaaacctaacatttccccccttttgacaattatgctagaaaagtcCCCAGTTATGATCACgtcatgtctgacagtgtcaatgcaaCCATTTTCatactcagcatatgtaaaCGTACACAGTCTGACAAATATATTAGCAGTTATCCAAATTCTCATTAATCTCATtcaatggtaaactgcatcctacgagcaaacaaatgaatcgttaatggtcaaaagagaaattaacattttcaagatcactccagcttggtggtgctcctctgcaagacatgtaaatcacacGTCTCTCTACAGggtggtttaagttctgcagggcgtcataaatgtctcttccagttgtttccatcactgttcataggaccagagtccaaatgtatgtagaatagacattcaaacataccagttgagtttattgtttgttaacatgggtctcagctatcgtgaaagctgcagacctcttcagcactctagttttatggcctctctgccaacccccatcacctcacttcaggcctctgtcctgtgggggatacatatgactcctccattgtccatcctctgcaggaaaaccctctgtggaaagggtgctggatcccgttatcttactgctgttatgattcCAGCAGTCTTCAGAGTGCCATCGTGTGCAtagtacagtgacacagcattaggtgatgttcataggaaactgctgtcatcaccaccatagcttctggttcctgtgcttctcacagaatcatgatgccatccttgAACTCCCCCTGCTCTGTCGGTGGAGCTTGGCatgctcccctcatccttcaggtgcccgtctgtcgtccacgatctcctctgttggcctctggaaagcccccttggcacagctctcattccaacgcagcttcgtggtccttgctgtggtTGTGGAATCTGATCTCCCaatgggccccaaacagctcgacctttgacctcaaccactgcctgggcgCAGTTATGCCTGGAATGGTTcttgcttctcactgggcctctgaagatttctcaggagattcctttcagcaatactctgactgcagcacctgtatttccttgctaggaggaaaaacttctaTTTGGAGAGCATGTAaagcatcatcaaaccacattctttagttcagtgagcttcttttatggaccatcaaagtctcatctgaacacagatgcaccacttgcataggtttaatacccgctgactaactgttaatcacacaaaaatcataaaaacatagtttagaaaacatagaaaacatgtcccaggcaacatcagggcgtCTCCCCCTCTGGAGTAGCTCtgtaaccctgcaataaaagatgttagtgtgttttgcacagtAAGTGTGCTCAACATCTGGCTCTGCCTAGAGCcatcatacacaccatcatggcctggaaaacaagatccgGAAGTGAAATCAACCTTCACACTGgtaaacaattgtatcataagagtaataaagcatcaacaggacaagtatcatgtgcaggttttctcaaatcagtaaactacaattattggcataatttgcctcagacatggatcatcccatgtactcagttaacattaatgtaatcggtgacttcccttaagcaaagtcactccatgtatttaacactaggagctcagtagtggccagctaatgagccccatattaaactattccttaaacactgcatctcttagttgctttctcatgttacttgtccgtctctgctgaatcctctacatgcactcttagaaaaacaaacattagcaacacacatcgacaatcctggaggtcaggcacaaattgacaggttccagaggtgctataaaaagaccataaagaccatagctgtggacagaagtggcactagtttcaacacagggaatggtttacatgttattcacatcatcaaagtaacctttaacatttccccaacaacacagtgtaacagcatcaccaactcataacctgtaagcacagtcttcttcacacgtaaacccagaaatcctgtagtagaaaacatcaaccagctatcctggtataaatcacatgaagactgtaatgctgtagaaatgttagcgctgcgcaggtgtatacaccCTTTCTCACAGTCACCTccgtgagcaacacaaggtagtgaataacacccctggtagatgcgcagacacagaaagtgacatttaaaaggttaaatcatcaCGCAACCTCgaatgttgttgtcatctttccgctcctgtaaaaagaaacacacatagattcatctgcacctttgtcaggtgggggttaacttcgcacagtgatgtcagtcagtctgtcagcttctgtccgcttttaccagtcagtcagtttttttttctctcactcattcattcatgcattcattcattctttctttgctgacagtgggAATTACcgtcgcattttcatttccacttctcagcaaaatgacgtcatttcaaaaagaaaagaagaactttatattGGATTATCTCGCTTAATCCTTTTTTTGGGTAGGGACCTATTCTCTAATTGTCCCATATAAGTGactttctccagagcccattttaatgtggagaaactcacttgcaacaattttctcgacgacgtgtcgtatagcgcttccGTTCttatcgtgcagatctgctcaaacagagattatCAATAAAAccttcagtgcactgtgaaagtatcaaaataaaaaggcctcgttaagtcatgacacatgctcctcatctcaggagggtaaatcatactattagcatgatttatcataccatcatactaatttgcatatcagctattaacccactaagttgacaggacaacagaaatgcatgttcaaaatattatcataGAAACAGAattttccctcatacagtaaaatattttgtgctgcatcaatcaggcagaaagcatctcccaatttactatattaacaactaaatttattttctgatcactggttgttcaaaccagaatcttttcttttcccacaaaaattaaactgttgtcctgcaacataGTTAGTTAattgtcagcattggataaattcagcatttgataacaagcgtctgttaaatttacactattttaacactgatgagagataacaagctgattttcattgcatgtgtgtttgtgttattaggcaggtttaatcaatgtctgtggagctgcatctccagcagggcatgttcttaaagctgcctttcctacacacttctctgctattatttgatcatcattttcaactaatgtgctatgagtccactggtctttgcatcacacgaggtgacttggacaagatgataaacaggCTCACATACTCAAGATGgtgtctaatcttcatgagctctcttgtgtttgtgttagtagggttaatgcatgttctgcttgtgtgtgtgattttgtatatgtttctttttgcagtgtttcagattccttcacaattttccacttaagcagtcagttttcttttccccaggtttgctaacccaaattttgatttcccacattaaacaacagctttcctctgtgtccttacctcctctcactctgttgtcctctcccacttcaacagtccaacagccggcagttctccttcagctttgtcatgtgttccactgtctcttcttgccattttactccgaaagtggcaaatgtcaaactccaacagtctcctcagttctcctcaaacgttcttttcacaagcacagtgactttgcagcttgttggaaacacagtgtcattcatccaatcagtcaggatgatggtttgctcttcttctccactgctgtttgtccacactgctgctgcttgctgggtctctttgctcaggactttgctgctgtctctttatctgccatgttattgctctttggaactgcattccttgtcttcagggaggagtgagagctcgcttgtgaggatgggggacacatggtgctgtaaataagttagccagaaccttggcctgaatgtttccaatgatgttaaactataactttattccgactgctgcatgtggaaaactGATCCAGatctgcttttcatctgaaagtgacaaaactaagacattttcattattattatcactgcttaaccaacacacatctctcctttcttaaaagcagaaaatgagattgtagttgttcttggctaataaacacaaaacctgtTTCCTATTATTTTTCCATCTACAATATAgattttgtctctgttttactctttttttctttacactagctggtgacctgcagaatcaccacTCTCACAATTGGAGACAATTACGTTTacacaacgcacacacacactgcgacgtcaggcacattcacactcacttttttcatctgcataaataaaacatatggctgatgatatgtgccatggtgatccataagtatgatcacaagtttatttaattatttttcaacccaacaaagcaaataaacaaaaacatgatgctgatgctatgaacactctacacacgagtcaagatccaggaaaactgctgcgcatctgaaagaagaagctgaactcacggatacgctacatactcgagttatcatagttctcttcccctttctttgatgagttctcagccagctcccgatctgataatgtgtagcttgctcatcagctcagaagagaccgcaacacaacctcacacagtggttgcatgctttgcccacagtggcaaagacttacattttcatattcaactcagcttctctatcatgtagttttcagctgtttcacacagggttcagcataatagttgttttcacaggtgtgctctatatctcaacaatggctcataataAGACGACAGTCTTACAAACAGGttaagtgcctctatgcacttcattagttagaatatttgcctattttacttcatctcatatgtcattgtactgaatttgagcaaccttaagcttaatgcagattactttTAACACTTATCCACCTCAATCAAATCTGTGGTCTGGAGTAcggctgttgttgatcagggcaagctaaaaaataaataaataaaaaaataatctaaacGTGTGTGTATTGGCAGTTTTGACGGGTACTAATCATTTATTACAGGTGGGGTTACTCAGGCTTGCGCTTAGGACACTCTCTAGCATAGTGACCCCTTTCTCTACATGCATAGCATTTCTCCTTCCTTCTGTCGCGTTCCCACCTAAATCCCCGCGGGCCTTCACCTCTCTTATTCCTGCCCCTATTCAGCCCTCTTCCAGTCTGTCCCTGGAAAATGATTTTATCTGCTAGGGAAGCAGCGGCTGCAGAGTTTTGTGACTTCTTCTGTGTGTCTTTAATTCCTTCCTGTGCACAGCGGGTGCAGTTAATGCATGTGAAGGACCCGTTAGAGTTATGATTAACATTTTGCTTCCTAATGAAATCAGCAATGGGTGGGtgaaagccattcaccagagcataacttaactgctgctgatgtgggctggccttctctgTACGCTCATCAAGGCTGatgtgttttctgaaaacttcCAACATTTGAATCTCTTCCGCGACCAGTTTACGCTCATGACAATTATGAGAATATAAATGGCTCGCGCTGCCGGGAGTGAATTCTTGCACGAATGTGTCATCTCCCTGTGAGGCAGTCTTACTTGCTCgggaacccatgataacaacaacaaccgtgTCACAGACCGCGCCTGCTCCGcagtcattcacacaaacacagcaacactctTCTGGGACCCTAACCCAGTCGCGCGACTCAAAACCCAGTGAAGGGACGCTCGGGACACAAACCCAGGGCGATTTCAAAACCGGACTCTCACCGGACGCTTGGGCCCTTGGGCGATTTTACCAAAACCTCTCTTTCGGGACCCTAACCCAGTTGTGCGGCTATATAGTCGCTCTCTCAACTTACTCGGTGTTGCTTAGTGTGTAATATCAGCCTCGGATCCCGCCGATCGTCATTCGTCGgggagagaaaacagacagctcatccaccggcccgatgacaaattctcacgtctcgctgacgtcagggttctctcctcggtgaatgccgactccagggatccggcgtcgaaggaccaattaatgataggtttgtagcttgaacctattcgctggaacgttgaaggcaatgtaatcacacagcaagcaagacacgaagtaggcaaagttctttatgtttcacgtgcacgggagagaactggacaggcgccgttccttcgcttgatcccagttgctctcgtccgctctcccgtaacactgctcttttattgtggtttcatgaatatgcataggttcattaacatacgacatcttatataggtatgcatgtgaacaaagaataccctgagtgtgtgtgtgtgtgtatatggggtcaagatgtaaccccaggaagactccccaaagctggtgccaggagtctagcggtacatctgaacaaaaggctcttagactcaaacagatatacgtatgtttgctataccatatatcagcaagagaagatacgacctctcctaggaggtgtatgatctatgccagaacactctgaagatgagtgaacgcactcccctcttcatgctacacagagttgttacagacctcctaggatgagacattctttcaatctacaaatgattatatacttctaagcatatatgagtaaatatttctaagcataaatggcaataaacaatacaaaccTAACACATGCAAACTTACAAAAGTAGACAAAACATACattcacctcaaggcgctttatattgtaagatattgaccctacaataatgcagagaaaaccaCAACATCAACTCTTTTGAACAAGCacttagtgacagtgggaaggaaaaatttaacaggaagaatccTCCGgctgaaccaggctcagggaggctCTGGTTGGGGTTGAGGAGAGGAAGACAGACAaggaaacacagacacatgaaCCCTGAAGGACTTGTTTggtctttattttaaatgttttcttcacagcaaaacaaaactgtgaaagtaatgtttttgcaaaaaaaagttAAGTAGCATTTTGGGTTGTGAataatagatttttttctaCATAAGCAAAAGCAGTTAAGACATTATTGTTTACAACATCTTTTATTTCTTGCAATATTAAACTTAAAgctgtttgatttttcttttttctaactAATCAAGATTTGGTACTTAATCAGCCTATTGTCAAatttaataaaagaataaacTTCTTCATGGCTCCATAGCTGAAAGCTAGCAACATGAACTTATGATATCTGTGTGGGAGTGTGTTAGTGCTGAGTTTAGACTCATAATGATATTTCAGCAAAACCTCCTGTGGTTCATGAGTGCTTGGGATCCATGACCTCACTGGTCTAATCTGActctaaaaaaatgtaaatcttTCAAGTTCATGAAATGTTGACCTTTTACTTACAGCTCATTGGTTTAAATTGTTGCTGTAACACCTGCTTCTTGCTGCTCTAATTCTCCTGGTTTGCTTGTTGGATGTTTGTCCTTATTGACACCATCCTCCGATTCACCTGAGCCCGAAAACTCTTACAGAGGAAAAAGTAAACAAGAGGGTCCAGACAGACGTTGAAAACTGACACCACAGTGGCCGCCTCCATCAGGTAGTACAACACTGGACCCACAGAGCAGGTGCTCCACAGAAAACTATAGAGAATACGAACCACGTGATagggaacaaaacaaacacagaagatgCTGACCAGCAACAACATGTTTCTGCGAGACTTCACCAGCTTCTCAGAGCCAGAGGAGGCCAGCTGACTCTGCTGTGCCTGCAACACCCTGTGGGAGGTGCCGTAGTAGAAGAAGACCAGGCATATGAACACCAACAAGAAGATGATGGTGCAGCTGATTTGAAGTGTTTTATGAAGGACGCTGAATGAAGTACTGAAGAGGGACTCACAGTAGCtcgggtcagaggtcagaggtttgTGGTTAATGAAAAACAGGATGTTGTAGGTGATTGCTGGAGCCAGGAGAAAAACCCAGGTGACCGTGGAGACAATGTGGGCAATTTGTACTGTCTGCAGGATGTGAGTTCCTGAAGGATGGACGATCTTCAGATACCTGGAGAGAGAAGAGAATGGAGGCGGTAACACCTTCACTTACCAGTAAAAATGGAGCAGGTATGTTGTTATTGTTAAGACCAAAAAAGTTGTGTATGTTTTAGTCAGGAGCAAAGGGTTTGTAGATTACCCATTAATCTGGTTTAAATATTGTCATTAATTGAAGTCTGAAATTGAAGGTTTTTTACCTGTTGGCAGCGATGAACCCCATAAATATGATGCTGGTGTACATGTTGAGATACAGGGCAGAAGCCCCAAAGCTGCAGTAGAGCTGCTGAACAATAGGAGAGCTGCTGGCATAATCAGTGATTCGCAGCGGCAGAGAGAGGCAGAGCAGGAAGTCAGCAGCTGTCAGGTTCTTCAGGTAGACCATCAAGCTGCTCGATGCCTGCTGCTGAGCTCCACAACAGTAAAACTTCATGATGAAACCATTGAGGAGTAAACCCACCTGATGAGACAGATAGAGGAGGTTTATGTGGGGAATCTGAATCAGTTGAAGGGGAACCTTAATCCACAATCTGCCGATTTGAAACGTACCAGAAACAGCAGACTGTAGACCAGGATAAAGAAAGGGTTGACTGATGGGACGACCAGATCACAGGTCTGGTTTAGAGCTGAAGTCACATTTTTTAAGTCAGTCATCCTTCTTGAGCTGAAAAAAAGTCCCATTCACAGATATTTGTTTAGAACAATGTGTACATAAAAGCTTTTTTCACCTTTAAATTGTTTCACTTTTCTGCTGTCTTATCATGTTCATACTATTAATTTCACAACTGTTGTCTGTTGCTGTTCAAttcaatattatttatatagcgccaaactACAACAGTTGCCTTAAGGTGCTTTGCACCCTCTCGCAGCCCTAAAGGCAAAAAGCCGAGGCCTTAAAATGAGAGTCAAAAATTAGTGATCTGTTATGCTATATTTATGAGGTGGAAAATCTGTGAATGAATCAGCTCCGCTCATGAGTCATATTAGGCATAATAATACTTTAAGCACAGTCTGAGAAGGAGGAGTGGGAACACAAACACCagctttgttttaattcattattaCACACATAAATTCCTCCACTCAGTCTCTTAAACACAGGACAGGAACATAAGAGCAATAACTCAGCAACATGAATCAGTAACAAAGAGAAACCATGGACTGATTCATGATCAGTATAACTCACACGTTAAACAAGTTTCTAGGGCTGCCTTTTTTCAGCTGATCAAAACTCATCCATTTGTTACTTTGAGGACAGATTACTGTATTTACTTATTAGACTTTTGGGTGTTGAATGTATTAGTGTCCTCTCAGATCGAGCTTTTTACTTCTAGGTTAAGGATAAAGGTAAAGGATGAGCAAGCAGTAGGACTCAcctgtgtttctgcaggtttCAGCTTAGAGCAGGAAAAGCTGTTTGAGTCGTTATGTCCTCTCAGTTTAATGTTGAAGATACGGAAACACGCATTGATCACACTTGTAGCATGAACCCTGAGTATTTCCTGTTTGCCTTTATTGCTGGTGCAATACATTTCACATGCAGAACAAAGCCATAATTTTCTAATCGGCTGCAATTTAAATGTTGTACATTTATTGCATACTTCAtgtgtctgcattttttttctcatatcaTCATACATTAAGTTTCAACATCACTCTTTGACAAGATCCAGAATTCACAAGCTGAAattagcaaaaagaaaaaactgttgATTTGAGGTTCTTGTCATAAAAATCTGTCTGAGTTCTGACCAAAACTGTAGAAATTAAAATGGAGGGTTGAGGTattaacactgcacatcatttATCATGGTGTGAGTCTACTTTGGTTTAAATCACACCAGCAAACCAGCTGCATCATCATCTTCCTGATgatcgtcttcttcttcttaggTTGTCAGGACAGAAGAGTGTGTGGTGTGAAGCAGGAGGCGGCAGCTGAAAAGGTGCTACAGAAACGGTCTGGACAATAAAAACGAACACTCGACATGCAACATTGTGTGCATCGGCCTTTTATTTTATCTCAAGGGTGTTGTATATAAATCCTTTCCAATTTCcaaattccaataaaattgattcatgtttgtggctgtaatgtgacaaaatgtggaaaaagttcaagggggccgaatacttttgcaagtcACTGTATCTTAGATTTTGTTgccttttcagtcttttttttctttttttttcttttttttcttttcttccttttaaattaataaaacacTGGATGAGCTCATAAAGTACTGAATGTCATTTAAGGGTCCAAATGCAGGCAGCCCTAAGTTCCCAGCCAACATGGAGCTATGATTGAGAGCTAAAATGGTCCAAATTCATCTTCAATTAGACGCTCAGTGTCAGTGTTCTCCAAAATAATGCACTAAAGTTTCATGACCGGGTATTATTGAAAAACTGGATTTTGAGGATGTCACTGTAGGTGGTAACAGAACTGTTATTGTACAATGTGCATTAAAAGAAGAGAGTTCTTATTTCCCATGAAGCATCGTGAGAAGTTTTCTTTGAACCTTTCAGGAGTTTCCGGCCACTCTGTCATATTTTCGGTTTTACATCATGTACACACTACTATCACCTCTGTGCTGAGAAATGTCACTAACACTTTCAATGTCAGTTCAGTGGAAACAGGACGAGGAAATAGCTGCTGTGGTTCCACAGAAAATCCACATGGTTCATTTGAATCTATTTAAAATTTGTGTCTAAACAGATGTTAACTTACAACTGAAGATTTTATCAGAATTTTGAAATGAAAACTAAACTAGACTCTACATCTGAATCTTGGGAGGAGGCAGTTCAGTGTTAGCAAAAAAATAGTAGAGTgaattaaacttttaaaaagtgaaatctAACATTTAAGTACTGTGATTTTTTCAATAGACCTTCactaaatacagtaaaatagttttgaattttgtgtgtgtgtgtgtgtgtgtgtgtgtgtgtgtgtgtgtgtgtgtgtgtcaggggaaaatttcccaaatagaaggctgccaaagtaaaacagagacacagtgagacaatataaacaatcatatgtacatgggtgaactctcgggagagtcacacagtactcttctttattgcaggttatataggcacgtaggttacacagcagacggaggcagtctccgcctgttctcagaatataatgcttaactgacaaatgcatatcttactaaacattctgtccgtactatactaaacgtctgcttaagtggcattttccgttgctctttgcacaggaacttgtcttcacaggcatttgataagcataggcaaggtttcatgttttatcagggtgaatcgtcattcagagtttacaca
It includes:
- the LOC109196862 gene encoding P2Y purinoceptor 14-like; translation: MKFYCCGAQQQASSSLMVYLKNLTAADFLLCLSLPLRITDYASSSPIVQQLYCSFGASALYLNMYTSIIFMGFIAANRYLKIVHPSGTHILQTVQIAHIVSTVTWVFLLAPAITYNILFFINHKPLTSDPSYCESLFSTSFSVLHKTLQISCTIIFLLVFICLVFFYYGTSHRVLQAQQSQLASSGSEKLVKSRRNMLLLVSIFCVCFVPYHVVRILYSFLWSTCSVGPVLYYLMEAATVVSVFNVCLDPLVYFFLCKSFRAQVNRRMVSIRTNIQQANQEN